In one window of Kitasatospora sp. MMS16-BH015 DNA:
- a CDS encoding DUF1707 and DUF4190 domain-containing protein produces the protein MRAAQTDRDRAVDVLKAAYAEGRLTAEEYSQRFDWASAAKTYGELAQLTADLPAGPLGGLPPGVPQTFFPAAPPKAPTNPMAVASLVLGVLCLPTMGLLGLPAVITGHIASRQLKQRRQEGEGLVTAALVLGWISVAGWALLALVAVFAGGH, from the coding sequence ATGCGTGCCGCGCAGACCGACCGCGACCGGGCGGTGGACGTGCTCAAGGCCGCCTACGCCGAGGGCCGGCTGACCGCCGAGGAGTACTCCCAGCGGTTCGACTGGGCCAGTGCGGCCAAGACCTACGGCGAGCTGGCCCAGCTCACCGCCGACCTCCCGGCCGGCCCGCTGGGCGGTCTCCCGCCGGGTGTGCCGCAGACCTTCTTCCCTGCCGCGCCGCCGAAGGCGCCCACCAACCCGATGGCGGTGGCCTCGCTGGTGCTCGGCGTGCTCTGCCTGCCCACCATGGGCCTGCTGGGCCTGCCCGCGGTGATCACCGGCCACATCGCGTCCCGGCAGCTCAAGCAGCGCCGCCAGGAGGGTGAGGGCCTGGTCACGGCCGCCCTGGTGCTCGGCTGGATCTCGGTCGCCGGCTGGGCGCTGCTGGCCCTGGTCGCCGTGTTCGCGGGCGGCCACTGA
- a CDS encoding ABC transporter ATP-binding protein, whose amino-acid sequence MQATTPPTAAVSIHNLWKRFGEHTAVAGLTLDLPAGSFIGLVGPNGAGKTTTLSMATGLLRPDHGTVLVHGADVWADPVAVKARIGILPEGLRMFERLSGRELLQYNGRLRGLPGAEVDRRAEELLTVLDLLGAADKLVADYSTGMRKKIGLAAALLHNPDVLFLDEPFEGVDPVSAQTIRGVLKRYAAAGSTVVFSSHVMELVEQLCDWVAVVNAGQIIAQGPLDAVRGDRSLHSVFLELIGVREDDGAALGWLGGAAAHDPAGGER is encoded by the coding sequence ATGCAGGCGACCACACCACCGACCGCCGCCGTGAGCATCCACAACCTGTGGAAGCGCTTCGGCGAGCACACCGCCGTCGCCGGGCTCACCCTCGACCTGCCGGCGGGCTCCTTCATCGGTCTGGTCGGCCCCAACGGCGCCGGCAAGACCACCACCCTGTCGATGGCCACCGGCCTGCTCCGCCCCGACCACGGCACCGTGCTGGTGCACGGCGCCGACGTCTGGGCCGACCCGGTGGCGGTCAAGGCCCGGATCGGCATCCTGCCGGAGGGCCTGCGGATGTTCGAGCGCCTCAGCGGGCGCGAACTGCTCCAGTACAACGGCCGGTTGCGCGGCCTGCCGGGCGCCGAGGTGGACCGCCGGGCCGAGGAGCTGCTCACCGTGCTCGACCTGCTCGGCGCCGCCGACAAGCTGGTGGCCGACTACTCCACCGGCATGCGCAAGAAGATCGGCCTGGCCGCCGCGCTGCTGCACAACCCCGACGTGCTCTTCCTCGACGAGCCGTTCGAGGGCGTGGACCCGGTCTCGGCCCAGACCATCCGGGGCGTGCTCAAGCGGTACGCCGCGGCCGGCTCCACCGTGGTCTTCTCCAGCCACGTGATGGAGCTGGTCGAGCAGCTCTGCGACTGGGTGGCCGTGGTGAACGCCGGTCAGATCATCGCCCAGGGTCCACTGGACGCCGTCCGCGGCGACCGCTCGCTGCACTCCGTCTTCCTGGAGCTGATCGGCGTCCGCGAGGACGACGGCGCGGCCCTCGGCTGGCTCGGCGGCGCCGCCGCCCACGACCCCGCGGGTGGCGAGCGATGA
- a CDS encoding transporter: protein MSRTDLGADPAARPADRHPLPADREVVRTLVRLKLRLLANGLRRSPQRRAVYLVGTGIGLLFVGLIATAFAFLHGHAGAADAAALLVSGMTLSWAALPLFLFSTDESADPTRLTMLPLRPRAMLRGTLLGALIGPGPVLTTLLLTGAVIAAATGAAAVPFAVLGVPLALVTLVTLSRAVAAGNARLLSSRRGKDFAIFGGLLFALLIQGGNILSQSVLGGKGSLDLSGLHPVASVLRWVPPVSAIDAARSAGDGAYGTAVAQLALAAALLALLLRWWGGTLQQLMVTADASTQIDTASVSRSRLTGILPPGRAGAAMQRHLRYAWREPRAKAAVFTSIGMTLVFCVLSVVQGWSSVYVVAVAGLMLGLQMVNLFGMDGSAFWMVASTIATRRDARDELRGRALAVVAYAVPSVLVLALVLAAATGQWGQLPAAFGLTLAGLGSGLGLGAMLSVLAPYTMPADSNPMRNAAPGQSGVVLLNSFGSMVGVAVLTAPVGVLLGVLAGTDSPTWPVLLVGPLYGALLAVVGVRTAAERLLQRLPEILAVAVERSS from the coding sequence ATGAGCCGCACCGACCTCGGGGCCGACCCGGCCGCCCGGCCGGCGGATCGCCACCCCCTGCCGGCCGACCGCGAGGTCGTCCGCACGCTCGTCCGGCTCAAGCTCCGGCTGCTCGCCAACGGCCTGCGGCGCAGCCCGCAGCGCCGGGCGGTCTACCTGGTGGGCACCGGCATCGGCCTGCTGTTCGTCGGGCTGATCGCCACGGCCTTCGCCTTCCTGCACGGGCACGCGGGCGCGGCCGACGCCGCCGCGCTGCTGGTCTCCGGGATGACCCTGTCCTGGGCCGCGCTGCCGCTCTTCCTGTTCAGCACCGACGAGAGCGCCGACCCGACCCGGCTCACCATGCTGCCGCTGCGCCCGCGCGCCATGCTGCGCGGCACCCTGCTCGGCGCGCTGATCGGGCCCGGCCCGGTGCTCACCACCCTGCTGCTGACCGGCGCGGTGATCGCCGCCGCCACCGGCGCGGCGGCCGTGCCGTTCGCGGTGCTCGGGGTGCCGCTCGCGCTGGTCACCCTGGTCACGCTCTCCCGGGCCGTCGCGGCCGGCAACGCCCGGCTGCTCTCCTCCCGCCGGGGCAAGGACTTCGCGATCTTCGGCGGCCTGCTCTTCGCGCTGCTGATCCAGGGCGGCAACATCCTTTCGCAGAGCGTCCTCGGCGGGAAGGGCTCCCTGGACCTCTCCGGGCTGCACCCGGTGGCGAGCGTGCTGCGCTGGGTGCCGCCGGTCAGCGCGATCGACGCCGCGCGCAGCGCCGGGGACGGCGCCTACGGCACCGCCGTGGCCCAGCTCGCGCTGGCCGCCGCGCTGCTGGCGCTGCTGCTGCGCTGGTGGGGCGGCACGCTCCAGCAGCTGATGGTGACGGCCGACGCCTCCACCCAGATCGACACCGCCTCGGTCTCCCGCTCCCGGCTCACCGGCATCCTGCCGCCCGGCCGGGCCGGCGCGGCGATGCAGCGGCACCTGCGGTACGCCTGGCGCGAGCCCCGGGCCAAGGCCGCCGTCTTCACCAGCATCGGCATGACGCTGGTCTTCTGCGTGCTCTCGGTGGTGCAGGGCTGGAGCTCGGTGTACGTGGTCGCGGTGGCCGGGCTGATGCTCGGGCTGCAGATGGTCAACCTGTTCGGCATGGACGGCTCGGCGTTCTGGATGGTCGCCTCGACCATCGCCACCCGGCGGGACGCCCGGGACGAGCTGCGCGGCCGGGCGCTCGCGGTGGTCGCGTACGCGGTGCCCAGCGTGCTGGTGCTGGCCCTGGTCCTGGCCGCCGCCACCGGCCAGTGGGGGCAGCTGCCCGCCGCCTTCGGCCTCACCCTGGCCGGCCTCGGCTCGGGCCTCGGCCTGGGCGCGATGCTCAGCGTGCTCGCGCCGTACACCATGCCCGCCGACAGCAACCCGATGCGCAACGCCGCGCCCGGCCAGAGCGGGGTGGTGCTGCTCAACAGCTTCGGCTCGATGGTCGGGGTGGCCGTGCTGACCGCCCCGGTCGGCGTCCTGCTGGGCGTGCTGGCCGGCACCGACTCCCCCACCTGGCCGGTGCTGCTGGTCGGCCCGCTGTACGGCGCCCTGCTGGCCGTGGTCGGGGTCCGGACGGCCGCCGAGCGGCTGCTGCAAAGGCTGCCGGAGATCCTCGCGGTGGCGGTGGAGCGCAGCAGCTGA
- a CDS encoding DUF2786 domain-containing protein, which yields MLAQAVQDVVAAQPKRLDRALDGGASLLAASAERWPAVSRAVLGHAEQAVGRAWTVGWRPADLVRVVRRSLGPVHLALAVDLIAAEGRRHGAATLDRRWQEQLRELAVEVWWGPDEAYLGEFAARHRLDRFALATAVLELFRAWAVLPPITPVGPAPGATPARPVGPVEGEPRMLSRIRALLAKAESTEYPEEAEALTAKAQQLMAQHSIDEALLAVGRPTAATPAALRIGVDNPYESPKTMLLDAVAGANRCRVVWAKEFGFCTIVGFDGDLDGVELLYTSLLVQATSAMHRAGSRQHLDGASRTKAFRQSFLVAYAARIRERLAAATEEATRATEDSRLLPALAAREAAVDRTITRMFPKLTAQRVRVSDGEGWTAGRAAADRADLHGRKGAIRR from the coding sequence CTGCTGGCGCAGGCCGTCCAGGACGTGGTCGCCGCGCAGCCCAAGCGCCTGGACCGGGCGCTGGACGGCGGGGCCTCGCTGCTCGCGGCCTCGGCCGAGCGGTGGCCGGCGGTGAGCCGGGCGGTGCTCGGGCACGCCGAGCAGGCCGTCGGCCGGGCCTGGACGGTGGGCTGGCGGCCGGCCGATCTGGTCCGGGTGGTGCGGCGCTCGCTCGGCCCGGTGCACCTGGCGCTCGCGGTGGACCTGATCGCCGCCGAGGGCCGCCGCCACGGCGCCGCCACGCTGGACCGGCGCTGGCAGGAGCAGCTGCGCGAGCTCGCCGTGGAGGTCTGGTGGGGCCCGGACGAGGCGTACCTGGGCGAGTTCGCCGCCCGGCACCGGCTGGACCGCTTCGCGCTGGCCACCGCCGTGCTGGAGCTCTTCCGGGCCTGGGCCGTGCTGCCGCCGATCACCCCGGTCGGCCCGGCGCCGGGCGCCACCCCGGCCCGTCCGGTCGGCCCGGTGGAGGGCGAGCCCCGGATGCTCTCCCGGATCCGCGCGCTGCTGGCCAAGGCCGAGTCCACCGAGTACCCGGAGGAGGCCGAGGCGCTCACCGCCAAGGCCCAGCAGCTGATGGCCCAGCACTCGATCGACGAGGCCCTGCTGGCCGTGGGGCGGCCGACCGCCGCCACCCCGGCGGCGCTGCGGATCGGTGTGGACAACCCGTACGAGAGCCCGAAGACGATGCTGCTGGACGCGGTGGCGGGGGCCAACCGCTGCCGGGTGGTCTGGGCGAAGGAGTTCGGCTTCTGCACCATCGTCGGCTTCGACGGTGACCTGGACGGGGTGGAGCTGCTCTACACCTCGCTGCTGGTGCAGGCGACGTCGGCGATGCACCGGGCCGGCAGCCGGCAGCACCTGGACGGCGCCTCCCGCACCAAGGCGTTCCGCCAGTCCTTCCTGGTCGCCTACGCGGCGCGGATCCGCGAGCGCCTGGCGGCCGCCACCGAGGAGGCCACCCGGGCCACCGAGGACTCCCGGCTGCTGCCCGCGCTGGCCGCCCGGGAGGCCGCCGTGGACCGGACCATCACCCGGATGTTCCCCAAGCTCACCGCCCAGCGCGTCCGGGTCTCCGACGGCGAGGGCTGGACGGCCGGGCGGGCCGCCGCCGACCGGGCCGACCTGCACGGCCGCAAGGGCGCCATCCGGCGCTGA
- a CDS encoding Sir2 family NAD-dependent protein deacetylase, with protein sequence MSRDAAPRRPLIAALTGAGISTDSGIPDYRGPNGLWRREPGAEKLVTYQYYVADPEIRRRSWLLRQEAETLTAEPNAGHRALVELERAGVPLRVLTQNVDGLHQRAGLPDRKVFELHGTAQEVDCLDCAARTPMAEALARVAAGEPDPACLACGGVLKPATVMFGELLDTELLAKAESVAQASQLFLAIGSTLQVYPVAGLVRLAAEAGARLVIVNAEETPYDHLAEEVIREPISTALPALVGRVLAGEFG encoded by the coding sequence ATGAGCCGTGACGCCGCGCCCCGCCGCCCCCTGATCGCCGCCCTCACCGGGGCCGGCATCTCCACCGACTCCGGGATCCCGGACTACCGGGGGCCGAACGGGCTCTGGCGGCGGGAGCCGGGGGCCGAGAAGCTGGTCACCTACCAGTACTACGTCGCCGACCCGGAGATCCGCCGCCGCTCCTGGCTGCTGCGTCAGGAGGCGGAGACGCTGACCGCCGAGCCGAACGCGGGCCACCGCGCGCTGGTGGAGCTGGAGCGGGCCGGGGTGCCGCTGCGGGTGCTGACCCAGAACGTGGACGGGCTGCACCAGCGGGCCGGGCTGCCCGACCGCAAGGTGTTCGAGCTGCACGGCACCGCCCAGGAGGTGGACTGCCTCGACTGCGCGGCCCGCACCCCGATGGCCGAGGCGCTGGCCCGGGTCGCGGCCGGCGAGCCCGACCCGGCCTGCCTGGCCTGCGGCGGAGTGCTCAAGCCCGCCACCGTGATGTTCGGCGAGCTGCTCGACACCGAGCTGCTGGCCAAGGCCGAGTCGGTGGCCCAGGCCAGCCAGCTCTTCCTGGCGATCGGCTCCACCCTCCAGGTGTATCCGGTGGCCGGCCTGGTCCGCCTCGCCGCCGAGGCCGGCGCCCGGCTGGTGATCGTCAACGCCGAGGAGACCCCGTACGACCACCTCGCCGAGGAGGTGATCCGCGAGCCGATCTCCACCGCGCTGCCCGCGCTGGTCGGCCGCGTGCTGGCCGGGGAGTTCGGCTGA
- a CDS encoding cytochrome P450 codes for MVEVLGFDPGSAAFVAEPYQAYAALRERAPVVRYEPTGQWLVPRYAEVNALLRDRRLGRSYTHRFSHAEFGRPEPDPAHEPFHTLNDHGLLDLEGPDHTRIRRLVTKVFTPRTVEALRPTVAALAGELVDGLLAAGGGDLIAEVAEPLPVAVIAELLGVPAADRGLLRPWSSAITGMFELDPTPETARRAVAASTEFSDYLRGLIRLRRTDPGADLLSELVQAHDEGEALTEQELISTCVLLLNAGHEATVNTTGNGWWALFRHPGELARLRGAVDGLLPTAVEELMRWDTPLQLFERWVLDEIEIGGVTIPRGAEVALLFGSANRDPARFTDPDRLDLARADNPHISFGAGAHFCLGAPLARLELTESFGALLRRAPGLRLVREPSWQPGYVIRGLRELVVEV; via the coding sequence GTGGTCGAGGTGCTGGGGTTCGATCCGGGGTCGGCGGCGTTCGTGGCCGAGCCGTACCAGGCGTACGCGGCGCTGCGGGAGCGGGCGCCGGTGGTGCGGTACGAGCCGACCGGGCAGTGGCTCGTCCCGCGGTACGCCGAGGTCAACGCGCTGCTGCGGGACAGGCGGCTCGGCCGCAGCTACACCCACCGGTTCAGCCACGCCGAGTTCGGCCGCCCCGAGCCGGATCCGGCGCACGAGCCGTTCCACACCCTGAACGACCACGGCCTGCTCGACCTGGAGGGCCCCGACCACACCCGGATCCGCCGCCTGGTCACCAAGGTCTTCACCCCGCGGACGGTCGAGGCGCTGCGCCCGACGGTGGCCGCGCTGGCCGGCGAGCTGGTCGACGGCCTGCTGGCGGCCGGCGGCGGCGATCTGATCGCCGAGGTGGCCGAGCCGCTGCCGGTGGCCGTGATCGCCGAGCTGCTCGGCGTGCCGGCCGCCGACCGGGGCCTGCTGCGGCCCTGGTCGTCCGCGATCACCGGCATGTTCGAGCTCGACCCGACGCCGGAGACGGCCCGCCGCGCGGTGGCGGCCAGCACCGAGTTCTCCGACTACCTGCGCGGGCTGATCCGGCTGCGCCGCACCGACCCCGGGGCGGATCTGCTCAGCGAGCTCGTCCAGGCCCACGACGAGGGCGAGGCGCTCACCGAGCAGGAGCTGATCTCCACCTGCGTGCTGCTGCTCAACGCCGGCCACGAGGCCACCGTCAACACCACCGGCAACGGCTGGTGGGCGCTCTTCCGCCACCCCGGCGAGTTGGCCCGGCTGCGCGGCGCGGTGGACGGGCTGCTGCCCACCGCCGTGGAGGAGCTGATGCGCTGGGACACCCCGCTGCAGCTCTTCGAGCGCTGGGTGCTCGACGAGATCGAGATCGGCGGGGTGACCATCCCGCGCGGCGCCGAGGTCGCCCTGCTCTTCGGCTCCGCCAACCGCGACCCGGCCCGCTTCACCGACCCGGACCGGCTCGACCTCGCCCGCGCCGACAACCCGCACATCTCCTTCGGTGCCGGCGCCCACTTCTGCCTCGGCGCCCCGCTGGCCCGGCTCGAACTCACCGAGTCCTTCGGCGCCCTGCTCCGCCGGGCCCCGGGCCTGCGGCTGGTCCGGGAGCCGTCCTGGCAGCCCGGGTACGTGATCCGGGGCCTGCGCGAGCTCGTCGTCGAGGTCTAG
- a CDS encoding ADP-ribosylglycohydrolase family protein — protein sequence MVEFIARVRGSLLGGAVGDALGWPVEFQVLERIRDEYGPEGITELPKHGQVTDDTQMTLFTAEGLIRGRLHETRPPVAALHAAYQRWLRTQYDEAPTAPDGWLAEQPFLYARRAPGNACLSGLEYHREFTPPAALGEPGPVNAHSKGCGTVMRSAPFGLIGLGPEASFELAAQAAQLTHGHPTGYLAAGAFAALTSRVAAGAQLPEAVAATIEQTAAHPSAEETVAALRRAVAIAAEGTPSSESVERVGLGWVAEECLAIAVYAALAGADARQAVILAANHSGDSDSTGAVCGNLVGAAYGEAGLPAEWTSVVEGREVILQVAEDLVATFTTGTRDGLAARYPA from the coding sequence ATGGTCGAGTTCATCGCGCGGGTACGGGGTTCGTTGTTGGGCGGGGCGGTCGGGGACGCCCTCGGGTGGCCGGTGGAGTTCCAGGTGCTGGAGCGGATCCGGGACGAGTACGGGCCGGAGGGCATCACCGAGCTGCCCAAGCACGGGCAGGTCACCGACGACACCCAGATGACGCTCTTCACCGCCGAGGGCCTGATCCGTGGGCGGCTGCACGAGACCCGGCCGCCGGTGGCCGCGCTGCACGCCGCGTACCAGCGCTGGCTGCGCACCCAGTACGACGAGGCGCCCACCGCCCCGGACGGCTGGCTGGCCGAGCAGCCCTTCCTCTACGCCCGCCGCGCCCCCGGCAACGCCTGCCTGAGCGGCCTGGAGTACCACCGCGAGTTCACGCCCCCGGCGGCGCTCGGCGAGCCCGGCCCGGTCAACGCCCACTCCAAGGGGTGCGGCACGGTGATGCGGTCGGCCCCCTTCGGGCTGATCGGGCTCGGGCCGGAGGCCTCCTTCGAACTCGCCGCCCAGGCGGCCCAGTTGACCCACGGCCACCCGACCGGCTACCTCGCCGCCGGGGCCTTCGCGGCCCTGACCAGCCGGGTGGCGGCCGGGGCGCAGCTGCCCGAGGCCGTCGCCGCGACGATCGAGCAGACGGCGGCGCACCCCTCGGCCGAGGAGACCGTGGCCGCCCTCCGCCGGGCCGTCGCCATCGCGGCCGAGGGCACGCCGAGCTCCGAGTCGGTGGAGCGGGTCGGCCTCGGCTGGGTCGCCGAGGAGTGCCTGGCCATCGCCGTCTACGCGGCCCTCGCCGGAGCCGACGCCCGCCAGGCCGTGATCCTCGCGGCCAACCACTCGGGCGACAGCGACTCGACCGGAGCGGTCTGCGGCAACCTGGTCGGCGCCGCGTACGGCGAGGCCGGCCTCCCGGCGGAGTGGACCTCGGTGGTCGAGGGCCGCGAGGTGATCCTCCAGGTGGCCGAGGACCTGGTGGCGACGTTCACCACCGGCACCCGGGACGGTCTCGCGGCCCGCTACCCGGCCTGA